In Tepidanaerobacter syntrophicus, the following are encoded in one genomic region:
- the pta gene encoding phosphate acetyltransferase produces the protein MDFIKKIRERAKASQKTIVLPEGSDERVISAAEIIAREKIAKVVVLAEKENLEASSKLESLGVQILNPKTSPKSEEYANLLYELRKNKGMTLDKARELVEDPIWYGVLMVKNGDVDGMVGGAITATSDIFRPAFQIVKTAPGISVVSSAFMMIVPNCELGSAGHILFADCAINPNPDSEQLASIAISTANTWKSLMEDEPRIAMLSFSTKGSAQNELVDKVVEATKILKQQAPDLLADGELQADAALVPQVAKLKAPDSQVAGRANVLIFPDLNAGNIGYKLVQRLAKATAIGPISQGLAAPINDLSRGCNADDIVNVVAITCLQATQ, from the coding sequence ATGGATTTTATTAAAAAGATAAGGGAGCGGGCAAAAGCTTCACAAAAGACAATAGTGCTGCCTGAAGGAAGCGATGAAAGGGTTATTAGTGCAGCAGAAATTATTGCAAGAGAAAAAATTGCAAAGGTTGTGGTACTGGCAGAAAAGGAAAATTTAGAAGCTTCAAGTAAGCTGGAATCCTTGGGAGTTCAAATTCTCAATCCTAAAACATCGCCTAAATCCGAAGAGTATGCAAATCTATTGTATGAATTGCGTAAAAACAAAGGCATGACTTTGGATAAGGCGAGAGAACTGGTAGAAGATCCTATATGGTATGGAGTTTTAATGGTTAAAAATGGTGATGTTGACGGAATGGTAGGGGGAGCTATAACAGCCACATCAGATATTTTCAGGCCGGCATTTCAAATAGTTAAAACTGCACCCGGCATCAGTGTGGTATCTAGCGCCTTTATGATGATAGTGCCAAATTGTGAGTTAGGCTCAGCAGGCCATATTCTTTTTGCAGATTGTGCAATAAATCCAAATCCTGATTCAGAACAGTTGGCAAGCATTGCTATTTCCACTGCCAATACATGGAAATCTCTAATGGAAGATGAGCCGCGTATAGCAATGCTGTCATTTTCTACAAAAGGAAGCGCACAAAATGAATTAGTAGATAAAGTTGTAGAGGCTACAAAGATACTTAAGCAACAAGCTCCTGACCTTCTTGCAGACGGAGAGCTTCAAGCGGATGCCGCTTTAGTTCCGCAAGTTGCCAAGTTAAAAGCACCCGACAGCCAAGTGGCAGGTAGGGCAAATGTTCTAATATTCCCTGATCTTAATGCGGGTAATATCGGATATAAACTAGTGCAAAGACTTGCCAAAGCTACTGCTATAGGACCGATAAGCCAAGGATTGGCTGCCCCTATAAACGATTTATCAAGAGGCTGCAATGCTGATGATATAGTAAATGTAGTTGCAATAACATGCCTGCAGGCGACTCAGTAA
- a CDS encoding acetate/propionate family kinase, which yields MKILVINCGSSSLKYQLFNMEDNSVLAKGLVERIGLESGMLKHTPQGKETVKIEENIPDHKVAVKLMLDALINKDYGVIDDLCEISAVGHRVVHGAEKFSGSVIINSDVMEVLNECIEIAPLHNPPNIIGIEAVREMLPDIPTVGVFDTAFHQTMPKYAYMYGLPYKMYEKYAIRRYGFHGTSHCFVAGEAAKILGKPLVNLKIITLHLGNGSSITAIKNGKSIDNSMGFTPLEGVVMGTRCGSIDPAIVPFIMEKEGLSPDEVNDYLNKECGVYGISGVSSDFRDLEEAADNGNERAKLALDMFAYQCKKYIGSYAAAMNGLDAIVFTGGIGENSNTVRKMICSEMDYLGISIDENKNNTTVRGKQGDISSDDAKVKTLVVPTNEELMIALDTMSLVKNA from the coding sequence TTGAAAATTCTTGTTATTAACTGCGGAAGTTCATCGCTAAAATATCAGCTGTTTAATATGGAGGACAATTCTGTTCTTGCAAAAGGTTTGGTCGAAAGAATAGGCCTTGAAAGCGGAATGCTCAAACATACTCCGCAAGGAAAAGAAACTGTGAAAATAGAGGAGAATATTCCAGACCATAAAGTTGCAGTAAAGTTAATGCTGGATGCGTTGATAAATAAAGATTATGGTGTTATCGATGATCTTTGCGAAATATCAGCAGTTGGTCATCGCGTTGTGCATGGTGCAGAGAAATTTTCGGGTTCAGTAATAATTAATTCGGATGTTATGGAAGTTTTAAATGAGTGCATTGAAATAGCTCCGCTACACAACCCACCAAATATCATCGGTATTGAAGCGGTGCGTGAAATGTTACCTGACATTCCCACGGTAGGCGTGTTTGACACGGCTTTTCATCAAACAATGCCCAAGTATGCCTATATGTATGGCCTTCCTTATAAGATGTATGAAAAATACGCTATAAGAAGATATGGTTTTCATGGAACATCTCACTGCTTTGTAGCAGGGGAAGCTGCGAAAATACTAGGTAAACCTCTTGTGAATTTAAAGATTATAACGCTGCACCTTGGCAATGGTTCAAGTATAACAGCCATAAAAAATGGTAAATCAATTGACAACAGCATGGGCTTTACTCCCTTAGAGGGCGTTGTAATGGGAACTCGTTGCGGCAGTATAGATCCCGCAATTGTACCGTTTATAATGGAAAAGGAAGGGCTCTCTCCGGATGAAGTAAACGACTACTTGAATAAAGAATGCGGCGTTTATGGAATTTCAGGGGTAAGTAGCGACTTTAGAGATTTGGAGGAAGCCGCAGATAACGGCAATGAGCGAGCAAAACTTGCTCTTGACATGTTTGCTTATCAATGCAAGAAATATATAGGCTCCTACGCTGCTGCTATGAACGGCCTAGATGCTATCGTATTTACCGGAGGAATTGGAGAAAATTCGAATACTGTAAGGAAAATGATATGCAGTGAAATGGATTATCTTGGCATAAGTATTGATGAAAATAAAAATAATACAACTGTGCGGGGTAAACAAGGAGATATCTCATCAGACGATGCAAAAGTAAAAACCCTTGTTGTTCCAACAAATGAAGAACTTATGATAGCATTAGATACAATGTCTTTAGTCAAAAACGCTTGA
- a CDS encoding YceD family protein, which translates to MNFVKLSLVGMKHVVGSTAEFAFTQEKMNIDLSHENITKVGPVQVTGKIENLGDRIFQAEGHIEVSAVGLCSRCLAPTPVKFGMEFLFKFSDILAETDDIFAFKGEEIELYPQIVSEIILNCPSQILCKPDCKGLCPKCGANLNLGACSCETEDIDPRLAVLKKLIDSR; encoded by the coding sequence GTGAATTTTGTGAAATTAAGTTTGGTAGGAATGAAACATGTGGTTGGAAGTACGGCTGAATTTGCATTCACCCAGGAAAAGATGAATATTGATCTTTCACATGAGAATATTACTAAAGTAGGTCCTGTGCAAGTAACTGGAAAAATCGAGAATCTTGGCGATAGAATATTTCAAGCAGAGGGCCATATTGAGGTTTCTGCAGTCGGTTTGTGCTCACGATGCCTCGCTCCGACACCGGTCAAGTTTGGAATGGAGTTTTTGTTTAAATTTAGTGATATCTTAGCCGAAACGGATGATATTTTTGCGTTCAAAGGTGAGGAAATAGAACTTTATCCCCAGATAGTAAGTGAAATTATTTTAAATTGTCCTAGCCAAATTTTGTGTAAACCTGATTGCAAAGGGCTTTGCCCTAAATGCGGTGCAAATTTAAATTTAGGCGCATGCAGTTGCGAAACAGAGGATATAGATCCAAGACTTGCAGTTTTAAAAAAGCTGATAGACAGCAGATAG
- the rpmF gene encoding 50S ribosomal protein L32 produces the protein MANPKHKTPKAKTGSRRSQWKLSLPAISECPRCRQPKMPHRVCPNCGYYKDLEVIKKEAKKAK, from the coding sequence ATGGCCAATCCAAAACATAAAACCCCTAAAGCCAAAACAGGTTCTAGAAGAAGCCAATGGAAATTATCTTTACCGGCAATTTCAGAATGTCCTCGCTGCCGGCAGCCGAAAATGCCTCATAGGGTATGTCCTAATTGCGGATACTACAAAGATTTAGAAGTAATAAAAAAGGAAGCTAAGAAAGCAAAATAG
- the recJ gene encoding single-stranded-DNA-specific exonuclease RecJ produces MINGNYKWEIGTKEEVDIAENNLHPVILQLLKKRGIITQEQIQRYIYPKLSYLYDPMLLKDIDKAVERIKKAILNKEKIVVYGDYDADGITSCAIVIKLLEKLGALPEYYIPSRLDEGYGLNTDAIQTIADTGAKLIITVDNGISAAEEVEFAKKLGLDIVITDHHEPSQNIPNAVAIVNPKQRDCNYPFKELAGVGVALKLACAFKINDAALEKEFLELAAVGTIADVVPLLDENRIIVKNGLAYLENPTNNGLKAMLTQMGLNNAALDTGKIGYLIAPRLNAAGRIGNPETALELLLCKDEAKAYELSSSLEKINQERQAIEVKIFDEAKVIIEKENLADKSSIIVISNSNWHPGVVGTVASKLVELYKRPCIVISENNGEGRGSGRSIPGFNLFEALSEFSDLFMKFGGHEQAVGLTIKTENIRKLTDELNRRFNIKDIELITEPILNIDLELNQDDISLELAKQLELMEPFGYGNTKPVFACKNLQIQTSRTVGSDFKHLKLRLKSRENNIEAIGFNFGGYKEDLDMASIMDIAFFLEVNRWNGNVEPQLNIKDLKVPFFRDELLIKIENKYYANFNSYLTYLNKNDRQVPNDIYKNKFILPGENPKAKIDYIKSVLDPKQKTAIIINTPYKAWEFAKQLQECDDISYNEFEIVYNIDSELPKILSDNIIAINPAFDCGKACCDNIVFYDAPFNENIFKKQLAQILPDAKIHLLFNKEDLRYNYLVCRRIFPTIDELKIIYQVLSRLFLNGSNNLLDLNLLEDILKKQLKIDFNKAYLLNVLKVFQEMDIIRYKIDGNYMHILDYKKNGRKIQLEFSDTYMNLYLLKKSIIDFYSKL; encoded by the coding sequence ATGATTAATGGCAATTATAAATGGGAAATAGGTACGAAAGAAGAAGTTGATATAGCAGAGAACAATCTTCATCCTGTAATTCTACAATTACTGAAAAAACGAGGCATAATTACACAGGAGCAGATTCAGCGATATATATACCCGAAACTTTCGTATTTATACGATCCGATGCTTTTAAAAGATATTGATAAAGCCGTAGAGCGGATTAAGAAAGCGATTTTAAATAAAGAGAAAATCGTGGTGTATGGAGACTATGATGCAGATGGCATAACAAGCTGTGCGATAGTTATAAAATTGTTGGAAAAATTAGGTGCCTTGCCTGAGTATTATATACCGTCAAGATTAGATGAAGGGTATGGGCTTAACACAGATGCCATACAAACAATAGCCGACACAGGAGCAAAACTTATTATAACAGTAGACAACGGCATAAGTGCGGCGGAAGAAGTAGAATTTGCAAAAAAATTAGGTCTTGATATTGTCATTACCGACCATCATGAACCTTCGCAAAATATACCCAATGCTGTTGCAATAGTAAATCCAAAACAAAGAGACTGCAACTACCCATTTAAAGAATTGGCAGGCGTAGGAGTTGCACTTAAACTTGCATGTGCATTTAAGATAAATGATGCAGCCCTTGAAAAGGAATTCCTAGAACTTGCAGCTGTTGGAACAATAGCTGATGTAGTGCCTCTTTTAGATGAAAACCGGATAATAGTTAAGAACGGTCTTGCCTATCTGGAAAACCCAACTAACAATGGCCTTAAAGCAATGCTGACACAAATGGGATTGAACAATGCCGCTTTAGACACTGGAAAAATCGGCTATCTGATAGCTCCGAGATTGAATGCGGCAGGGAGAATAGGAAACCCGGAAACTGCATTAGAACTTTTATTGTGCAAAGATGAAGCTAAAGCATATGAACTTTCATCATCTCTTGAAAAAATCAATCAAGAAAGACAGGCAATTGAAGTCAAGATTTTCGATGAAGCTAAAGTAATTATAGAAAAAGAGAATCTTGCAGACAAGTCCAGTATTATAGTAATCTCAAACTCTAACTGGCACCCTGGCGTCGTAGGTACTGTCGCTTCAAAGTTAGTTGAATTATACAAGAGACCGTGCATAGTTATATCTGAAAACAATGGTGAGGGGCGCGGTTCCGGAAGAAGCATTCCGGGGTTTAATCTTTTTGAAGCACTAAGCGAATTCTCCGATCTTTTTATGAAATTCGGAGGACATGAACAGGCCGTTGGCCTTACTATAAAAACAGAGAACATTCGTAAACTAACAGATGAATTGAACCGTCGCTTTAATATAAAGGATATTGAGCTTATAACAGAGCCTATACTCAATATTGATTTGGAGCTTAATCAAGATGACATAAGTCTTGAACTTGCTAAGCAACTTGAACTAATGGAGCCCTTCGGTTACGGAAACACAAAACCGGTATTTGCATGCAAGAATTTACAAATTCAGACATCAAGAACGGTAGGCAGCGACTTTAAGCATCTGAAGCTGCGCCTTAAGAGCCGGGAAAACAATATTGAAGCAATTGGCTTTAATTTTGGAGGGTATAAAGAAGATTTAGACATGGCTTCCATAATGGATATAGCATTCTTTTTAGAAGTAAACCGATGGAATGGCAATGTTGAGCCTCAGCTTAATATAAAAGATCTAAAGGTTCCGTTTTTCAGAGATGAACTGCTCATTAAAATAGAAAACAAATATTATGCAAACTTTAATTCTTATTTAACATATCTAAATAAAAATGATAGGCAAGTCCCTAATGACATATATAAAAATAAATTTATTTTACCCGGCGAGAATCCAAAAGCTAAAATTGACTATATAAAATCAGTGCTTGATCCAAAACAAAAAACAGCAATAATTATAAATACACCCTATAAAGCCTGGGAATTTGCAAAACAACTTCAAGAATGCGATGATATAAGTTACAATGAGTTTGAAATAGTGTACAATATTGACTCGGAACTGCCGAAAATCCTTAGCGACAATATCATTGCTATAAATCCTGCTTTTGACTGTGGCAAAGCATGCTGTGATAACATTGTTTTTTATGATGCTCCTTTTAATGAAAATATATTCAAAAAGCAGCTTGCGCAAATCTTGCCTGATGCAAAAATACACCTACTGTTTAATAAAGAGGATTTGCGTTATAATTATCTTGTATGCAGGCGAATTTTCCCGACGATTGATGAGCTAAAAATAATTTATCAAGTGCTATCAAGGCTTTTTTTAAACGGTTCTAATAATTTATTGGATCTTAATTTACTGGAAGACATTCTTAAAAAGCAATTAAAGATAGATTTTAATAAAGCTTACCTGTTAAATGTATTAAAAGTTTTTCAAGAGATGGACATTATTCGCTACAAGATCGACGGCAACTATATGCACATCTTAGATTACAAGAAAAACGGCAGAAAAATTCAATTAGAGTTTTCCGATACATATATGAATCTTTATTTACTTAAAAAAAGTATTATAGATTTTTATAGTAAATTATAA
- a CDS encoding adenine phosphoribosyltransferase, producing the protein MDLKGKIRVIEDFPQKGISFKDITTLIKDGEAFKFVIKSLADLVKDKNADIVVGPEARGFIIGAPLAYELGAGFVPTRKNGKLPAKTLNAEYKLEYGTDIIQMHEDAIKPGQRVIVADDLLATGGTALSNIDLVERVGGKVVAVAVVIELTELGGRNVLQNYDVFSLVKYLS; encoded by the coding sequence ATGGATTTAAAAGGAAAAATTAGAGTAATTGAAGATTTTCCCCAGAAGGGGATTAGTTTCAAAGATATTACAACCCTTATCAAAGATGGAGAAGCATTTAAATTCGTAATAAAGTCTCTAGCGGATTTGGTAAAAGATAAAAATGCTGATATTGTAGTGGGACCGGAAGCCCGCGGATTCATTATAGGTGCTCCTCTGGCGTATGAACTTGGGGCCGGTTTTGTACCCACAAGAAAAAACGGTAAACTTCCGGCAAAAACCCTAAACGCTGAATATAAGTTGGAATATGGAACAGATATTATCCAAATGCACGAAGATGCAATAAAACCCGGCCAAAGGGTAATAGTTGCTGATGATTTGCTGGCTACCGGTGGCACAGCTTTATCTAACATAGATCTTGTAGAAAGAGTAGGCGGAAAAGTTGTGGCGGTGGCAGTTGTGATAGAATTGACAGAATTAGGCGGCAGGAATGTATTGCAAAATTATGATGTATTCTCTCTCGTAAAATATTTAAGTTAG